Proteins encoded by one window of Arachis ipaensis cultivar K30076 chromosome B04, Araip1.1, whole genome shotgun sequence:
- the LOC107635320 gene encoding ATP-dependent zinc metalloprotease FTSH 3, mitochondrial isoform X1, which yields MIFSRIGRSLSRSSRAKEYLRGDAKLGTLLGATRTNVHSQGTELGLRFFRGYVAHARARGNGILSSLPDFKCVPANPKIHYRLFFSERSKKNKESETNRDDHGNVYFIPFKQLFISSLVMALITVACFYRPEGQQINFQEFKYELLEPRLVDHIVVSINKSIARIYVRNTPRNQTDSEVVEGTLPAKGTGGQYKFYFNIGSVKSFEENLKAAQEELGLEPHDYVPVTYSFEVDWEQELMRYCLALFSVSFLLLLVLLYMIMSL from the exons ATGATTTTTTCAAGGATTGGGCGCTCACTCTCGCGCTCTTCACGGGCCAAA GAATATTTGCGCGGTGATGCGAAATTGGGAACCCTTCTCGGAGCTACGCGAACGAATGTGCATTCACAAGGAACAGAATTGGGATTAAGGTTTTTCAGGGGATATGTTGCTCATGCTAGAGCTCGTGGAAACGGAATCCTTTCCAGTTTGCCTGATTTTAAGTGTGTTCCGGCGAACCCTAAGATTCATTACCGGTTGTTTTTCAGCGAAAGATCTAAGAAGAATA AAGAGTCAGAGACAAACAGAGATGATCATGGAAATGTTTACTTTATTCCCTTTAAGCAACTTTTTATCTCTTCTTTGGTAATGGCGCTAATCACGGTTGCATGCTTTTATCGTCCTGAAGGGCAACAG ATTAACTTTCAGGAGTTTAAATATGAGCTTTTGGAGCCACGTTTAGTAGACCATATTGTTGTGTCAATAAATAAGTCAATTGCCAGAATATACGTGAGGAATACTCCACGTAACCAAACAGACAGTGAAGTTGTCGAAGGAACCCTCCCCGCGAAGGGAACTGGTGGGcagtataaattttatttcaatATTGGAAGTGTGAAATCTTTTGAGGAGAATTTAAAAGCAGCACAAGAAGAACTAGGCCTTGAACCCCATGATTATGTTCCTGTTACATATTCTTTTGAAGTGGATTGGGAGCAGGAGTTGATGAGGTATTGTCTTGCTTTGTTTTCGGTATCCTTCCTGTTACTCCTGGTCCTGCTGTATATGATAATGTCATTGTAA
- the LOC107635320 gene encoding ATP-dependent zinc metalloprotease FTSH 3, mitochondrial isoform X2, whose amino-acid sequence MIFSRIGRSLSRSSRAKEYLRGDAKLGTLLGATRTNVHSQGTELGLRFFRGYVAHARARGNGILSSLPDFKCVPANPKIHYRLFFSERSKKNKESETNRDDHGNVYFIPFKQLFISSLVMALITVACFYRPEGQQINFQEFKYELLEPRLVDHIVVSINKSIARIYVRNTPRNQTDSEVVEGTLPAKGTGGQYKFYFNIGSVKSFEENLKAAQEELGLEPHDYVPVTYSFEVDWEQELMSRTVAAVFLGLQVHG is encoded by the exons ATGATTTTTTCAAGGATTGGGCGCTCACTCTCGCGCTCTTCACGGGCCAAA GAATATTTGCGCGGTGATGCGAAATTGGGAACCCTTCTCGGAGCTACGCGAACGAATGTGCATTCACAAGGAACAGAATTGGGATTAAGGTTTTTCAGGGGATATGTTGCTCATGCTAGAGCTCGTGGAAACGGAATCCTTTCCAGTTTGCCTGATTTTAAGTGTGTTCCGGCGAACCCTAAGATTCATTACCGGTTGTTTTTCAGCGAAAGATCTAAGAAGAATA AAGAGTCAGAGACAAACAGAGATGATCATGGAAATGTTTACTTTATTCCCTTTAAGCAACTTTTTATCTCTTCTTTGGTAATGGCGCTAATCACGGTTGCATGCTTTTATCGTCCTGAAGGGCAACAG ATTAACTTTCAGGAGTTTAAATATGAGCTTTTGGAGCCACGTTTAGTAGACCATATTGTTGTGTCAATAAATAAGTCAATTGCCAGAATATACGTGAGGAATACTCCACGTAACCAAACAGACAGTGAAGTTGTCGAAGGAACCCTCCCCGCGAAGGGAACTGGTGGGcagtataaattttatttcaatATTGGAAGTGTGAAATCTTTTGAGGAGAATTTAAAAGCAGCACAAGAAGAACTAGGCCTTGAACCCCATGATTATGTTCCTGTTACATATTCTTTTGAAGTGGATTGGGAGCAGGAGTTGATGAG TCGAACGGTAGCAGCAGTCTTTTTGGGTCTGCAAGTTCATGGATGA